In Bacteriovorax sp. Seq25_V, a single genomic region encodes these proteins:
- the eno gene encoding phosphopyruvate hydratase, which translates to MSKITSIKARQILDSRGNPTVEVDVFTQDGNMGRAAVPSGASTGSKEALELRDGDKSYFLGKSVRKAVSNINDKISSVVVGSDSHDLGGIDKKMLELDGTENKDNLGANALLAVSMATARAGALDAKKDLYDYLYNDLKIPNAVGDLRLPCPLMNIINGGEHASNNLDIQEFMIVPHIKGPFSENLRAGVEVFHQLKKVLSDAGHSTNVGDEGGFAPNLGSHEEAIECILKAIEAAGYRAGEQISLSLDAAASEFYKNGLYNMQGKQLSSEEMIEYYSNLSSKYPIYSIEDGLDEADFDGWQKLTAKLGDKVVLVGDDLFVTNKKILQTGIEQKQANSILVKVNQIGTLTETFETLDLAFKNNFKAIISHRSGETSDSFIADLAVASGSGHIKTGSASRSDRMSKYNQLLRIEEALGSKARYDLVK; encoded by the coding sequence ATGAGTAAAATTACAAGTATCAAAGCAAGACAAATTCTTGACTCTCGTGGAAATCCAACTGTTGAAGTTGATGTGTTTACACAAGACGGTAATATGGGAAGAGCTGCTGTTCCTTCTGGAGCATCGACTGGTTCTAAAGAAGCGCTTGAACTTAGAGATGGTGATAAGTCATACTTTCTAGGAAAGTCTGTTCGTAAGGCCGTATCAAATATCAATGATAAAATTTCTTCTGTAGTTGTTGGAAGTGATAGCCATGACCTTGGTGGAATCGATAAGAAGATGCTTGAGCTTGATGGAACGGAAAATAAAGATAATCTAGGGGCCAATGCTCTTCTTGCTGTTTCAATGGCGACAGCACGCGCTGGTGCACTTGATGCGAAAAAAGATTTATACGATTATTTATATAACGATCTTAAAATTCCAAACGCAGTAGGGGACTTGAGACTACCTTGTCCACTAATGAATATTATCAATGGTGGAGAGCACGCTTCTAATAATCTTGATATTCAAGAATTTATGATCGTACCACATATCAAAGGGCCATTTTCTGAAAATCTAAGAGCAGGTGTAGAAGTTTTCCATCAGCTTAAGAAAGTTTTATCTGATGCGGGTCACTCAACTAACGTTGGTGATGAAGGTGGATTTGCTCCAAATCTTGGTTCTCACGAAGAAGCAATTGAGTGCATCTTAAAAGCTATCGAAGCTGCAGGTTATAGAGCAGGTGAGCAAATTAGTCTGTCTTTGGATGCTGCTGCAAGTGAGTTCTACAAGAATGGTCTATACAATATGCAAGGAAAGCAACTTTCTAGTGAAGAAATGATTGAATACTACTCAAATCTTTCGTCTAAATATCCGATATATTCAATTGAAGATGGACTTGATGAGGCAGACTTTGATGGTTGGCAAAAGCTGACTGCAAAGCTTGGTGATAAAGTTGTGCTAGTAGGGGATGATCTTTTTGTAACAAATAAGAAAATTCTTCAAACTGGTATTGAGCAAAAACAAGCGAATTCAATTCTTGTAAAAGTAAACCAAATTGGAACTTTAACAGAAACTTTTGAAACTCTTGATCTTGCTTTCAAGAATAACTTTAAAGCTATTATCTCGCATCGTTCAGGTGAGACAAGTGATTCATTCATCGCTGATCTTGCTGTTGCTTCTGGAAGTGGACACATTAAAACTGGTTCTGCTTCAAGAAGTGATCGTATGTCAAAATACAATCAACTACTAAGAATTGAAGAGGCCCTTGGTAGTAAAGCAAGATATGATCTTGTAAAATAG
- a CDS encoding GHKL domain-containing protein yields the protein MPVDFAKKYFNTLWPIELYKFTAFLTSSLLWCVLYYNEANFFAHAHFVSLLAVGNGIVYFSTKELSHIFRTGSDLPAYFLFQFICFVGMSYAHAQSEYIYMAMIPAMMSMYFITFVSTSKETFAQKKSLFVYTAVFCSMILFESYKKGEFFNNGQLISFMAFSFWSLSTVFWGLEQYLKGRKIIFSKLLSISNDENKISSSRYDRIFFHDVINHTHSLLLFLRTKKANGIDQNEVNNLIGELKLLQENIQHHFGFKHKDLLSSKKEVPFQIALARVYGLIDAFFTHGEQVYISLKGEISEQENSDALRNCTVNIIIFHRIMTNIIKNVYEAQSQRVEFIFDYKQDGLHTTVINEPKKLNHEKINLDKDLGRVILDLGARQRSGLGLDSISRICEEVGGDFTFSFNDGHWHTYFFLPHENAASNNTAKKSA from the coding sequence ATGCCAGTAGACTTTGCTAAGAAATATTTTAATACATTATGGCCTATTGAGCTTTATAAGTTTACTGCATTCCTAACCTCATCTCTTTTATGGTGTGTTCTCTACTACAACGAAGCCAACTTTTTTGCACATGCACATTTTGTTTCTCTACTTGCTGTTGGAAATGGCATCGTATATTTTTCGACAAAAGAACTCTCTCATATTTTTAGAACAGGTTCGGACTTACCGGCTTACTTTCTTTTTCAATTCATTTGTTTTGTAGGAATGAGTTATGCTCACGCTCAGAGCGAGTATATCTATATGGCAATGATTCCTGCTATGATGTCGATGTATTTCATTACATTCGTTTCAACATCTAAAGAAACATTCGCGCAGAAAAAAAGCCTCTTCGTTTATACGGCAGTATTTTGCTCGATGATTCTGTTTGAAAGTTATAAAAAAGGTGAGTTCTTTAATAATGGCCAGTTAATTAGTTTTATGGCCTTTTCATTTTGGTCATTATCGACTGTCTTTTGGGGACTTGAGCAGTATTTAAAGGGAAGAAAAATTATTTTTTCAAAACTACTTTCAATTTCTAATGATGAAAATAAAATATCATCATCTCGCTATGATAGAATTTTCTTTCATGATGTGATTAATCACACACATTCGCTTTTGCTATTTTTGAGAACTAAAAAAGCTAATGGTATAGATCAAAATGAAGTTAATAATTTAATTGGTGAGTTAAAATTATTACAAGAAAATATCCAACATCACTTCGGTTTTAAGCATAAAGACCTTCTTTCTTCAAAAAAAGAAGTTCCATTTCAGATTGCTCTTGCAAGAGTTTATGGATTAATTGACGCTTTCTTTACTCATGGTGAGCAAGTTTATATTAGTCTTAAAGGTGAAATTTCTGAGCAAGAAAACTCAGATGCTTTAAGAAATTGCACCGTAAACATTATTATTTTTCATCGTATCATGACTAATATTATTAAGAACGTTTACGAGGCACAAAGTCAGCGTGTTGAATTCATTTTCGACTATAAACAGGATGGACTTCATACTACGGTCATAAATGAACCAAAAAAACTTAATCATGAAAAAATTAATCTTGATAAAGATCTTGGACGCGTAATACTTGACCTGGGGGCTCGACAAAGGAGCGGGCTGGGGCTGGATTCAATTAGTCGGATATGTGAAGAGGTCGGTGGAGACTTTACTTTTTCGTTTAACGACGGCCATTGGCATACATATTTCTTTCTGCCGCACGAAAATGCTGCTTCCAATAATACGGCAAAAAAGTCAGCTTAA
- a CDS encoding serine protease yields MRLVAILALANLTAFAGNKSICGKTDDRALSTNPKIGRLLDSRSGDGGCTLTMISKSCGVSAGHCLSVLKVAEFNTSESVNGNIQHPEAKDVYDIDQKSIQSKNGGPGNDWAVFKVLPNNETGLYAGDVQGTYDVSFEIPEIGDVLRITGYGLDSEPSKNLAQQTHTGALQSVGTATRDTDDEDNWNGRPYSRLTHTVDTMGGNSGSTIIRESDEKIIGIHTHGGCSSWGGANQGTLIAKHTELTQAIKSCLNSDK; encoded by the coding sequence ATGAGACTAGTAGCAATTTTAGCTTTGGCAAACCTAACGGCATTCGCTGGTAATAAATCAATCTGTGGAAAAACTGATGACAGAGCTCTTTCAACTAACCCAAAGATTGGTAGACTGCTAGACTCAAGATCTGGAGATGGAGGATGTACACTTACGATGATTTCTAAATCATGTGGTGTTTCTGCTGGTCACTGTCTATCTGTTTTAAAAGTTGCTGAATTCAATACTTCTGAATCTGTAAATGGAAATATTCAACACCCTGAAGCTAAAGACGTATACGATATTGATCAAAAATCTATTCAAAGTAAAAATGGTGGACCAGGTAATGACTGGGCAGTATTTAAAGTACTACCAAACAATGAAACAGGATTATATGCAGGAGATGTTCAAGGAACATACGATGTATCTTTTGAAATCCCAGAAATTGGTGATGTATTAAGAATCACAGGTTACGGACTTGATTCAGAGCCATCAAAGAACCTTGCTCAACAAACTCATACAGGAGCTTTACAATCTGTTGGTACAGCAACGAGAGATACAGACGATGAAGATAACTGGAACGGAAGACCATACTCAAGACTTACACACACTGTAGATACAATGGGTGGTAACTCAGGATCGACAATCATTAGAGAGTCTGATGAAAAAATCATTGGTATTCACACTCACGGAGGATGTTCTTCATGGGGTGGAGCTAACCAAGGAACACTAATTGCAAAACACACAGAATTAACACAAGCAATCAAGTCTTGTCTTAACTCTGATAAATAA
- a CDS encoding alpha/beta fold hydrolase, whose protein sequence is MKLYSDFFSLKTTFIKDYYTYTSFWSEVCAQKVSDEKYQVVECNSPHDLVKYFAIIASGKVAIMIDPSLPQKQRDELLTSFNINFENALNYDFKEKEVVLSNTSTIIFTSGSSGKPKPIELTHFNFLTSAKQTIEHYQMNINDCWGMTLPFFHIGGLMIIYRTILAKAKTVFCDPKNIASSLDMNPEITILSLIDLQLQKLLTDEYSCDRLKKLKGVVLGGAKTSLHTLQKSVALGIKLSNSYGQTETCSQICATPFTTDLKLLETVGSPLGNTKIRFNDKNIIEISGETIAHGIFSKENFNGTIITSDIGKFDIHNNLTVFGRADDIYISGGKNISPHSIDHEIQQSMKGITSSKTVAVTDSRLGQVGVSFIEAVEVLSHREVLHKIKENLPKYHEPKLLIQSKSFDSIKAGIKIPRKELESLGSSLYEVKEILGNPLIRGDLSKDILLVFHGFMGSDKDFEFLIPELEEDFLLIFVNLPGHNGEGLHLYSDFNDYISKLSEAVTKLSYKKKINALGYSLGGRVASLLAMNNNTIKKLILESSGLGIPNEEKLDRAERDEKLFNGVTTNEELNLFLKNWYQQTIFTGIENSPKFETLINKDTKYIEGWKYSLQLMGQSKMPAISPRVLTENTEKTIYLYGVNDHKYKLIADQFDIAIPVENASHNIHDTNRNKYLRSIRNILLK, encoded by the coding sequence ATGAAACTATATTCAGATTTTTTTTCATTAAAGACTACCTTTATCAAGGATTACTACACCTATACATCCTTTTGGAGTGAAGTTTGCGCTCAAAAAGTTTCTGACGAAAAGTACCAAGTCGTAGAGTGCAACTCTCCTCACGATCTTGTTAAATACTTTGCAATCATTGCAAGTGGCAAGGTGGCGATAATGATCGACCCATCACTGCCACAGAAACAAAGAGATGAACTTCTAACATCATTTAATATAAATTTTGAAAATGCTTTAAACTATGATTTCAAAGAAAAAGAAGTAGTGCTCTCAAACACTTCGACCATTATTTTTACTTCAGGATCAAGTGGAAAACCAAAACCTATTGAGCTCACTCATTTTAACTTTTTAACAAGTGCAAAGCAGACAATAGAGCACTATCAAATGAACATCAATGACTGCTGGGGGATGACTCTCCCATTCTTTCACATTGGTGGTCTGATGATTATTTATCGAACGATCCTGGCAAAAGCAAAAACGGTTTTCTGTGATCCAAAAAATATTGCTTCATCTCTAGACATGAATCCAGAAATCACAATTCTCTCGCTAATTGATCTTCAGCTTCAAAAGTTATTAACGGATGAATACTCATGCGATAGACTTAAAAAACTTAAGGGAGTCGTACTCGGTGGAGCAAAAACAAGCCTTCACACCTTGCAAAAATCTGTCGCACTTGGGATAAAATTATCCAATTCCTACGGACAAACAGAGACGTGCTCCCAAATTTGCGCAACTCCTTTTACAACAGACTTAAAACTACTTGAAACTGTAGGTTCCCCACTTGGCAACACAAAGATTCGCTTCAATGACAAAAATATTATAGAAATTTCTGGAGAGACTATCGCTCACGGTATTTTTTCCAAAGAGAATTTCAATGGAACTATTATAACAAGTGATATCGGTAAATTTGATATTCATAATAATTTAACTGTTTTTGGAAGAGCCGATGATATCTATATCAGTGGAGGAAAAAATATTAGCCCCCACTCCATTGACCATGAAATTCAACAGAGTATGAAAGGCATCACTTCAAGTAAGACAGTCGCTGTTACTGATTCAAGACTTGGACAAGTAGGCGTAAGTTTCATTGAAGCAGTAGAGGTTCTTTCTCATCGAGAGGTCCTTCACAAAATCAAAGAAAATCTTCCAAAATACCATGAACCAAAACTTCTCATTCAATCTAAAAGTTTCGATTCCATTAAAGCAGGAATTAAAATACCAAGAAAAGAACTTGAGTCGCTTGGCTCTTCACTTTATGAAGTCAAGGAGATACTTGGCAATCCTCTCATCAGAGGAGATCTTTCAAAAGATATACTCCTCGTTTTTCACGGATTCATGGGTAGTGATAAGGACTTTGAATTTCTAATTCCAGAACTTGAAGAAGATTTTCTCTTGATTTTTGTAAACCTACCAGGTCACAACGGAGAAGGACTTCATCTCTACAGTGATTTTAACGATTATATTTCGAAACTCAGTGAAGCAGTCACAAAACTCAGCTATAAGAAAAAAATTAATGCTCTTGGCTACTCGCTAGGTGGCCGTGTCGCTTCTCTACTTGCGATGAATAACAACACCATCAAAAAATTAATTCTTGAATCATCTGGGCTTGGTATCCCTAACGAAGAAAAGTTAGATCGTGCAGAGCGAGATGAAAAACTATTTAATGGTGTTACAACAAATGAAGAACTGAATTTATTTTTAAAAAATTGGTATCAGCAAACGATTTTCACAGGAATTGAAAACTCACCGAAATTCGAAACTTTGATAAACAAAGACACAAAATATATTGAAGGCTGGAAGTACTCACTGCAACTAATGGGTCAGTCCAAAATGCCTGCTATTTCACCACGTGTTCTCACTGAAAATACGGAGAAAACAATTTATCTTTATGGAGTTAATGATCATAAATATAAACTAATTGCTGATCAATTTGATATTGCCATCCCAGTCGAAAATGCCTCTCACAATATTCACGACACTAATAGAAACAAATACTTACGCAGTATCAGAAACATATTGCTCAAGTAA
- the dinB gene encoding DNA polymerase IV — protein sequence MNNIFHQKTFKIIHIDMDCFYAAVEMRDNPKLKNVPMAIGGPSKTKGVLCTSNYKAREFGVRAAMPTFKAFQLCPSLILVRPNFAKYEAASKIVRDIFYEYTDKVQMISLDEAFLDVTDSKHFEGSASLMANEIRKKIYERTGLTASAGISYNKMLAKIASDWNKPNGQYCVTPDSAQDFLKDLPLKKISGIGKVSATNLERIGLRTCSDVLKYDLHELIIKIGKRYAIDLYESCLGIDNSEVINRRQRKSFSIERTFFSETTKSMALDYIDDLIEEFGERFKEIDQFHIHNRTISHLVIKIRYSDFESHTKELMLDSIHAKKILDHLCLDDQAISMIRNAIESFINSSPKGIRLMGTGIKLKDRESVQIPLPLSEIA from the coding sequence ATGAATAACATCTTTCATCAGAAGACATTTAAAATTATCCATATTGACATGGATTGTTTCTATGCTGCTGTTGAAATGAGAGATAACCCCAAATTAAAAAATGTCCCTATGGCCATCGGCGGCCCTTCGAAAACGAAGGGTGTTCTTTGCACAAGTAATTACAAGGCACGTGAATTTGGTGTAAGAGCTGCAATGCCTACCTTTAAAGCTTTTCAGCTATGCCCAAGTCTCATTCTAGTTAGACCAAATTTTGCAAAGTATGAAGCCGCATCTAAAATTGTTCGTGATATTTTTTATGAATATACAGACAAAGTACAAATGATTTCACTTGATGAAGCATTTCTTGATGTTACGGACTCAAAACATTTTGAGGGTTCGGCTTCACTGATGGCCAATGAGATTAGAAAGAAAATATATGAGAGGACAGGACTTACTGCCTCTGCTGGAATTTCATATAATAAAATGCTCGCAAAGATTGCATCAGACTGGAATAAACCTAATGGACAATATTGTGTCACGCCAGATTCGGCGCAGGATTTTTTGAAAGACCTTCCTTTAAAGAAAATTTCAGGAATTGGTAAAGTCAGTGCAACAAATCTTGAAAGAATTGGCCTAAGAACCTGCTCCGATGTTTTAAAGTATGATCTTCATGAGCTCATCATCAAAATTGGTAAACGCTACGCCATTGATCTATACGAATCATGCCTTGGAATTGATAATTCAGAAGTCATCAATCGTCGTCAGCGAAAAAGTTTTAGCATTGAACGAACATTCTTCTCGGAAACGACAAAATCGATGGCCTTAGATTATATTGATGATCTGATTGAGGAATTTGGTGAGCGCTTTAAAGAAATAGATCAATTTCATATTCATAATCGAACCATTTCACATCTTGTGATAAAAATAAGATATAGCGACTTTGAATCTCATACCAAAGAATTAATGCTAGACTCAATCCATGCCAAGAAAATTCTTGATCATCTGTGCCTAGATGATCAGGCCATATCTATGATAAGAAATGCCATCGAATCTTTCATCAATAGCTCTCCAAAAGGTATTCGATTGATGGGAACAGGGATTAAGTTAAAAGACAGAGAGAGTGTGCAAATTCCTCTGCCACTAAGTGAAATAGCATGA
- the lexA gene encoding transcriptional repressor LexA has translation MALTKKQKEVYEYIKTYTLEQEVSPTQKEIKDHFGLKSFGSVNKYMKYLQEANLIEMDWNARRGIRVLELEAKSTITAQNDLYEEIPLLGDVAAGNPIEALENPDSLTSVPKTMVNRPGKYYALNVQGDSMIEDGIFEGDVLICRYQAQANQGQTVIAIIDNEATVKRFYQKNRVIELHPANERLKPFSIREDQDFRIAGVVVGLLRNYE, from the coding sequence ATGGCACTAACTAAAAAACAGAAAGAAGTATACGAATATATTAAGACTTACACTCTCGAGCAGGAGGTTTCTCCTACACAGAAAGAAATTAAAGACCACTTTGGCCTTAAGTCTTTTGGCTCTGTAAATAAATATATGAAGTACCTTCAGGAAGCAAATCTTATTGAGATGGACTGGAATGCCCGCCGAGGAATTCGTGTGCTTGAGCTTGAAGCAAAATCAACAATCACAGCTCAAAATGATCTTTATGAAGAAATCCCTCTTCTTGGGGATGTTGCCGCAGGTAATCCTATTGAGGCCCTTGAAAACCCTGATAGCCTTACTTCTGTTCCAAAAACAATGGTCAATCGCCCAGGAAAATACTATGCACTGAATGTGCAAGGTGACTCGATGATTGAAGACGGAATTTTTGAGGGAGATGTACTAATTTGTCGCTATCAGGCCCAGGCAAACCAAGGTCAAACAGTCATCGCCATAATCGACAACGAAGCAACAGTTAAGAGATTTTATCAAAAAAACAGAGTTATCGAACTTCACCCTGCAAACGAACGACTGAAGCCATTCTCAATCAGAGAAGATCAAGACTTCAGAATAGCAGGAGTTGTTGTAGGGCTACTTAGAAACTATGAATAA